A region of the Gavia stellata isolate bGavSte3 unplaced genomic scaffold, bGavSte3.hap2 HAP2_SCAFFOLD_382, whole genome shotgun sequence genome:
CCGCAGCCTCGGTGCCTGGCCACGTCGCCATCCCGGCTTCAGATGGTGGCGGCCctggcggcggccccggcggtGGCACGGGGTGGGTGGCAGCGGCGTGGCGCTCGAGGAGGGTGCGGTGGGAGAAGCCCTTGGTGCAGAGGCGGCACTGGAAGCGCTCGGGGCGGTGGGTGCGCATGTGAACGTTGAGGGAGCTCTTCTGGGTAAAGCGTTTGCAGCAGACGCCGCACTGGAAGGCGCGGACGCCCGTGTGGGTCACCATGTGCTTCAGCAGGTAGTCACGGAGTGAGAAGGAGCGCCAGCAGATGGAGCACTGGTGGGGCTTCTCGCCTACAGAGAGACAACTGTGGGTCAGCTTGGATTGATACAGGTCAACACGGATCAACGTGGGTTAACATGGATCGATACGGGTCAACATGGATCAACGTGGGTCAACATGGATCAACGTGGGTTAACATGGATCGATACGGGTCAACATGGATCAACGTGGGTCAACATGGATCAATATGGGTCAACATGGATCGATACGGGTCAACATGGATCAATATGGGTCAACATGGATCGATACGGGTCAACACGGATCAACGTGGGTTAACATGGATTGATACGGGTCAACGTGGATCAACGTGGGTCAACATGGATCAATATGGGTCAACATGGATCGATACGGGTCAACACGGATCAACGTGGGTTAACATGGATTGATACGGGTCAACACGGATCAACGTGGGTCAACATGGATCAATATGGGTCAACATGGATCGATATGGGTCAACATGGATCAATATGGGTCAACATGGATCGATACGGGTCAACACGGATCAACGTGGGTTAACATGGATTGATATGGGTCAACATGGATCAACGTGGGTCAACATGGATCAATATGGGTCAACATGGATCGATACAGGTCAACACGGATCAACGTGGGTTAACATGGATTGATACGGGTCAACATGGATCAACGTGGGTCAACATGGATCAATATGGGTCAACATGGATCGATATGGGTCAACACGGATCAATGTGGGTCAACACAGATCGATACAGGTCAACATGGATCAGCGTGGGTCAACACATCGATATGGGTCAACACGGATCAACGTGGGTCAACATGGATCAACACGGGTCTACATGGAACAACACAGGTTGACGGGTCAACATGGATCAACACGGAGCAACACAGGTTGACGGGTCAACATGGGTCAACATGGAGCAACACAGGTTGACAGGGGTCAACATGGATCAACACGGAGCAACACAGGTTGACAGGTCAACATGGAGCAACACAAATTCATGGGTCAACATGGGTCAACACAGGTTAACGTGGATCAGCACATGTCAACACAGAGTGACATGGGTCAACATGGGTCAACATAGATCAACACAAGTCAGTGGATCAACGTGGGTCGAAAGGGAGTGATGTGTGGTCATCGTGGGTCAACACAGGTAACATGGAGCAACATGGGTGAACATGGACCAACACAGGTCAACACAGACCAACACAAGTCAGCATGGATCCACAGGTGAACATGGATTAACATGGATCAACACAGAGCAGCATGGGTCAACAGATCAACGTGGGTCAACACAGATCAACATGGGTCAGCATGGCTCCACAGATGAACATGGATCAACACGGGTCAGCACATGTCAACATGGGTCAACAGATCAACACGGGTCAACATGGATCCACAGGTGAACATGGATTAACACAGGTCAGCAGATCAACATGGGTCAAAATGGAGCAACACAGAGCGACATGGGTCAACACAGATTGGCGTGGGTCAACAATGATCCACATGGGTCAACACAGGTCAACACTGGATCGACATGGGTCAACACAGGATGACACAGGACATCATGGATCAACACAGGTCAACATGGGTCAACACAGGTCAACAGGGATCAACAGAGCAACACGGGTCAACATGAGGCAACGCAGATCAACATGGGGCAACAAACGTGGATCAACACTAGAGCAACATGGGTCAACACAGACTAATGTGGGTCACCGCATAGTGACACGGGCCAACGTGAGTCAACACAGAGTGACACAGGTCAACACTGATCAACATGGAGCAACGTGTGGCAACATGGATCAATGCAGAGCAACATGCGTCAACATGCATTGACACGGAGCAACACGGGTCAGCACAGGTCAACACTTGATCAACAAGGGTCAACACTGATCAACACAGGTCATCAACACTGATGAACACGGGTCAGCACAGACTGCCGTGGGTCAGCACAGAGTGACACGGGTCAACACCGATCACATGGAGCAACACATGTCAACACGGCTCAACGCAGAACAACGTGCATCAGCGTGGACTGACACGGGTCAGCACAGGtcagcgtgggtcccccgttacctccctgtccccacccctcCGCTCCGCCATCCCCCAACGTCACCATCCCaatgtccccgtccccccgtgGCCCCCCTCCCTCGCTCCACCATCCCCATCGCCCCACATCCTTGTCCCCCCAATGTCCCCCCCACCCTTCCATGCCCCCACCTCATCCCCCGCCCTCACCGTCCCCACAGGGGACATGCTccggccccacagcccccccggAGAGCCCCGTGTCATCacccccggtgtccccccccaTCCCGGTGTCCCCTCACCGGAGTGGATGAACATGTGTTTGGTGTAGTTCTTGCGGGAGCTGAAGGTCTTCTGGCAGTGGCCGCACTGGTAGGAGGGCTCGGGGCAGCGCgaggggccgggctggggcgCCTCAGGGGCCGGGGGGACGCCCCCCCCGCTCAGCCCCCCCTCTGCGCCCCCCTCGTAGAGTGGTGGTGGTGCGAAGCCAAAACCATTGCCCCCCGTCGCCACCTTGGCCCCGAACGCCGGCACCCGGCCCGGCGCCTCCAAGCTGCAGTCGGGCCCGAACTTGGCCCCGTCCTCGCCGGGCCATGGGGGCAGGAAGGCGTCGGCGAAGACTTCGGGGGCGCCGAAAAATGGGGGGTCCTCAGCGGCGAAGGGCGGGGGGGCGAAGCCTTCCTCACCGCCGGCAGCGCCCcccgcttcctcctcctcttcctcctccttgaCCGGCAGCTGGAGCCGCAGCGGTTGGCGCTGCTTGCGGCTGTGGCAGCTCGGCACCGGCTCGGCCGGACCGAAGCGGACGTCGGGCTCCGGCGGTGCCAACGCCGACAGGGGCTTGTGGCGGGGGTCGGCGGGTGCCGGGGCGGCctcggggcggggcgggcggacGGGGGGCAGCGCCTTGGGACCGCGGCTCTGGGAGATGATCTGGGTGCACTCGTCGATGACCGTCTTGATCTGGAGGATGGAGGCGGCGGTGAGGATCTGCAGAGCTTCCGACTGGGCCACCACCAAGCAACCGCTGTACATGAACTCCACCAGCTGCCGCACGGCTCCGCTGGGGACAACGGGTGGCACCTCGATGGCCGAGTGACCCAAGAGCAGCTTGTCGTGGAAGAAGGGGCTGCCGGCGGCCAGGACGCAGCGGTGGGCCCGTAGGGTGGCCTCGCGGATGCGAACCGTCACGTCGCAGAAATGGCCGCCCAAGCGTTGCCCGTTGAGGGTCTCCAGCAGCGAACGGCTGAAGTTCTGGAGGTGGATGTAGTGCACCGCCTCCGCCatggcggcggggccggcgccggCGGGGACCGGGGTCGTCAGCGAGGTCTGGAGATACCTGAGGGAAGAGCAACAGGGTTTGGGGACATCGTATGGGGTGTCAccaggggctggggacagcaacATGGGGCGGAGAAGCCACCGCGGCATCACCAGGGTCTTGGGAGAACACTGAGGACATCTCCAGGGGGTTAaggacacagctggggacaTCAGCATGGGGTGGAGAAGACACCTTAGGGGATGTCACCAGGGGTAGGGGACATCAACCTAAAGTGGAGAAGACACCTTAGGGGATGTCACCGGGGTCTGGGGACATCAGTGTGGGGTGGAGAAGACACCTTAGGGGATGTCACCGGGGCCTGGGGACATCAACGTGGAGTGGAGAAGACACCTTAGGGGATGTCACCGGGGCCTGGGGACATCAGTGTGGGGTGGAGAAGACACATTAGGGGATGTCATCGCGGTCTGGGGACATCAACGTGGGGTGGAGAAGACACCTTAGGGGATGTCACCGGGGACTGGGGACATCAACGTGGGGTGGAGAAGACACCTTAGGGGATGTCACCGGGGTCTGGGGACATCAACCTATAGTGGAGAAGACACCTTAGGGGATGTCATCAGGGTCTGGGGACATCAGTGTGGGGTGGAGAAGACACCTTAGGGGATGTCACCGGGGCCTGGGGACATCAGTGTGGGGTGGAGAAGACACCTTAGGGGATGTCACCGGGGTCTGGGGACATCAGTGTGGGGTGGAGAAGCCACCAGCGCATCACCAGGGGCGGGGGAGACCTTGTGGGACGTCACCGGGTACTGGGGACAGCGCTGATGACATCACGGGGGCTTGGGGACACCTTACGGGGCGTCACCAGGGGCCGGGGCCACCTCACGGGACGTCACCGGGGTGTGGCGACACCCCGGCGCCATCCCCCACGCCACCCCCCCTCCCGCGgaccccggcggccggcccctcccccccccgcgggccccaggcggccggggggcggggcgggggcggggccgcaCTCACCTCCGCGCCCGCCGGAaccgccgccggccccgacACCCGGAAGCGCCTTCGCCGCCGCTTCCGGCAGCCTGGCGCGTCATTTCCGGGGCCGCGCGCCCGCAGGGGCCGGAGCGGAAGTGAGCGGCGACCATAgggaggggcggcggcgcggtCCTCCCGCCGACCCCGCACCGTGGaggcggggcgggagcggcccCGCCCCTTGCGGGGGTCTCCGTGCGGCTGCGGGTCCCTATAGGACCCCATAGGGACCCCCCGGGGGGCGGGATCCGCCGTAGGCCCCCATGGGGACCCCCATAGTGCTGTGATCCCCCATAGGGAGCCCCGTAGGGTTGGGAGCCCCTATAGACCTCCATAGGGACCCCTGTAGGGCTGAGATCCCTGTGGACGCCCATCAGGACCCCCCCTGGGCTGCAGTCCCCTATAGATCCCCATAGGGACCCCTGTAGGGCTGAGATCCCTATAGACGCGCATCAGGACCCCTCCTGGGCTGCAGTCCCCTATAGATCCCCACAGGGACCCCTGTAGGGCTGAGATCCCTATAGACGCGCATCAGGACCCCCCCCTGGGCTGCAGTCCCCTATAGATCCCCATAGGGACCCCTGTAGGGCTGAGATCCCTGTGGACGCCCATCAGGACCCCTCCTGGGCTGCAGTCCCCTATAGATCCCCACAGGGACCCCTGTAGGGCTGGGATCCCTATAGACACGCATCAGGACCCCCCCTGGGCTGCAGTACCCTATAGATCCCCACAGGGACCCCTGTAGGGCTGGGATCCCTATAGACACGCATCAGGACCCCCCCCTGGGCTGCAGTACCCTATAGATCCCCATAGGGACCCCTGTAGGGCTGGGATCCCTATAGACACGCATCAGGACCCCCACTTGGCTGCAGTCCCCTATAGATCCCCACAGGGACCCCTGTAGGGCTGGGTTCCCTATAGACACGCATCAGGACCCCCCCTGGGCTGCAGTCCCCTATAGATCCCCACAGGGACCCCTGTAGGGCTGGGATCCCTATAGACACGCATCAGGACCCCCCCTGGGCTGCAGTACCCTATAGATCCCCACAGGGACCCCTGTAGGGCTGGGATCCCTATAGACACGCATCAGGACCCCCACTGGGCTGCAGTCCCCTATAGACGCCCATAGGGACCCACATAGGGCTGAGATCCCCTATAGATCCCCATAGGGACCCCTGTAGGGCTGAGATCCCTGTGGACGCCCATCAGGACCCCTCCTGGGCTGCAGTCCCCTATAGATCCCCACAGGGACCCCTGTAGGGCTGGGATCCCTATAGACGCGCATCAGGACCCCCACTTGGCTGCAGTCCCCTATAGATCCCCACAGGGACCCCTGTAGGGCTGGGATCCCTATAGACACGCATCAGGACCCCCCCTGGGCTGCAGTACCCTATAGACCTCCATAGGGACCCCTGTAGGGCTGGGATCCCTATAGACGTGCATCAGGACCCCCCCCTGGGCTGCAGTCCCCTATAGATCCCCACAGGGACCCCTGTAGGGCTGGGATCCCTATAGACGTGCATCAGGACCCCCCCCTGGGCTGCAGTACCCTATAGATCCCCACAGGGACCCCTGTAGGGCTGGGATCCCTATAGACACGCATCAGGACCCCCACTGGGCTGCAGTCCCCTATAGACGCCCATAGGGACCCACATAGGGCTGAGATCCCCTATAGATCCCCATAGGGACCCCTGTAGGGCTGAGATCCCTGTGGACGCCCATCAGGACCCCTCCTGGGCTGCAGTCCCCTATAGATCCCCACAGGGACCCCTGTAGGGCTGGGATCCCTATAGACGCGCATCAGGACCCCCACTTGGCTGCAGTCCCCTATAGATCCCCACAGGGACCCCTGTAGGGCTGGGATCCCTATAGACGCGCATCAGGACCCCCACTTGGCTGCAGTCCCCTATAGATCCCCACAGGGACCCCTGTAGGGCTGGGATCCCTATAGACACGCATCAGGACCCCCCCTGGGCTGCAGTACCCTATAGACCTCCATAGGGACCCCTGTAGGGCTGGGATCCCTATAGACGCGCATCAGGACCCCCCCCTGGGCTGCAGTCCCCTATAGATCCCCACAGGGACCCCTGTAGGGCTGGGATCCCTATAGACGTGCATCAGGACCCCCCCCTGGGCTGCAGTCCCCTATAGATCCCCACAGGGACCCCTGTAGGGCTGGGATCCCTATAGACGTGCATCAGGACCCCCCCCTGGGCTGCAGTACCCTATAGATCCCCACAGGGACCCCTGTAGGGCTGGGATCCCTATAGACACGCATCAGGACCCCCACTGGGCTGCAGTCCCCTATAGACGCCCATAGGGACCCACATAGGGCTGAGATCCCCTATAGATCCCCATAGGGACCCCTGTAGGGCTGAGATCCCTGTGGACGCCCATCAGGACCCCTCCTGGTCTGCAGTCCCCTATAGATCCCCACAGGGACCCCTGTAGGGCTGGGATCCCTATAGACGCGCATCAGGACCCCCACTTGGCTGCAGTCCCCTATAGATCCCCACAGGGACCCCTGTAGGGCTGGGATCCCTATAGACGCGCATCAGGACCCCCACTTGGCTGCAGTCCCCTATAGATCCCCACAGGGACCCCTGTAGGGCTGGGATCCCTATAGACACGCATCAGGACCCCCCCTGGGCTGCAGTACCCTATAGACCTCCATAGGGACCCCTGTAGGGCTGGGATCCCTATAGACGCGCATCAGGACCCCCCCCTGGGCTGCAGTCCCCTATAGATCCCCACAGGGACCCCTGTAGGGCTGGGATCCCTATAGACGTGCATCAGGACCCCCCCCTGGGCTGCAGTCCCCTATAGATCCCCACAGGGACCCCTGTAGGGCTGGGATCCCTATAGACGTGCATCAGGACCCCCCCCTGGGCTGCAGTCCCCTATAGATCCCCACAGGGACCCCTGTAGGGCTGGGATCCCTATAGACACGCATCAGGACCCCCACTGGGCTGCAGTCCCCTATAGATCCCCACAGGGACCCCTGTAGGGCTGGGATCCCTATAGACACGCATCAGGACCCCCCCTGGGCTGCAGTCCCCTATAGATCCCCACAGGGACCCCTGTAGGGCTGGGATCCCTATAGACACGCATCAGGACCCCCACTGGGCTGCAGTCCCCTATAGACGCCCATAGGGACCCACATAGGGCTGAGATCCCCTATAGATCCCCATAGGGACCCCTGTAGGGCTGGGTTCCCTATAGATGCCCATCAGGACCCCCCCTGGGCTGCAGTCCCCTATAGACCCCCATGGGGCCCACACAGGGCCAGGATCCCCTTAGATCCCCACAGGGACCCCTGTAGGGCTGGGATCCCTATAGATGCCCATCAGGAACCCCACTGAGCTGCAGTGCCCTATAGACCCCCCGAGGGACCCCTGTAGGGCTGGGATCCCTATAGATGCCCATCAGGAACCCCACTGAGCTGCAGTGCCCTATAGACCCCCCGAGGGACCCCTGTAGGGCTGGGATCCCTATAGACACGCATCAGGACCCCCACTGGGCTGCAATCCCCTATAGATGCCCATCGGGACCCACATAGGGCTGGGATCCCCTATAGACGCCCATCGGGACCCCCATTGGGCTACAgtcccccccagacccccccagcctgccccataCAGCTGCAGTCCCCCCATAGAGCCCCCTGGCAGGCTGGGATCCCGCTACAGCCCCACTGGGCCCCCAGTACAGCTGCAGACCCCGATAGGAACCTCCATAGGGTCAGAAGCCCTATAGACCTCCATAGAGACCCCCAAGGGGCTCGAACTCCCTAAATCTGCGGACGGCACCGTGTCAGGCGGGAGTGTTGCTCTGTCGAGGGccggaaggctctgcagaggggtctggacaggacggatcgatgggccgaggccgattgcatgaggttcaacaaggccaagagCCGCGTCCTgcgcttgggtcacaacaaccccatggaacgctacaggcttggggacgagtggctggaaagctgcccggcggaaaaggacctgggggtgttggttgacagccggctgaagatgagccagcagtgtgcccaggtggccaagaaggccaacggcatcctggcctgtatcagaaatggtgtggccagcaggagcagggaggtgatcgtgcccctgtactcggcgctggtgaggccgcacctccaatcctgtgttcagttttaggcccctcactacaagaaggacattgaggtgctggagtgtgtccagagaagggcgatggagctggtgaggggtctggagcacaagtctgatgaggagcggctgagggagctggggttgttcagtctggagaagaggaggctgaggggagacctcatcgctctctacaactacctgaaagggggttgtggtgaggtgggtgttggtctcttcgcCCAAGTaaccagtgataggacaagaggaaatggcctcaagttgcgccagggaaggttcaggctggatattaggaaaaaaattctttactgagagcggtgaagcactggaagaggctgcccagggaggtggtggagtcaccatccctggaggggttcaaggaatgtgtggacgtggcactgcgggacatggtttagtggacatggtggggttagttgatggttggacttgatgatcttacgggtcttttccaacctgaacgaTTCTATGGTAGAGCCCCATAGGTACCCTGTAAGGCTGCAGTGCCCTATAGACTCCCACAGAGATCCCCATAGGGCCACGATCCTCTGTAGAGCCCCAGCGGGATCCCCATAGGGGCTGGGATCCCCTATGGACCCTTGTAGATCCTGGGTGCCTTATAGATCCCCATGGGGTTCCCCATAGGTCTGGGATCCCCTATGGAGCCCCATAGGGATTCCTGTAGAGCCTGGTCCTCCTATAGACCTGCATAGGGGCCTTCATGCCCTATAGACCTCCCCCAGTATCCCCTATAGGGTCTGGATTCCCCTGTAGACCCCTACAGATCCTGGATGACTTATAGATCCCCGTAGAGATCCCTAGAGGGCCCAGAGGCCCGGTAGATCCCCATAGGATCCCCACAGGGCCTGGACCCTCTGTAGACCCCTGTAGGGCCTTGGTCACTTATAGATCCCCATGTTGATCCATACAGGTTCTAGACTCTCTAGAGAGCCCCATAGGGCCTGAATCCCCCGTAAATCCCCACAGGGATCCTCATCGGGCCTAGATCCCCTATAGActcccctggggacccccagagGGTCTAGAGAACCTATAGATGTCCATAGGGATCACCATGGGGCCATGATCCCCTGTAGATCTCCACAAGGATCCCCATAGCTGGACTCCCTATAGATTGCATAAGGCTTGGATGCTCTGGGGATCTTTATAGGAATCCTTTTAGGGCCAGGATTCCCCTATAGATCCCCATGGGGGATCACTACAGGGCTAGGATCACCTATAGACACCCCCCTAGGGATCCCTATAGGGCTAGCATCCTCTATAGACCCCTATAGGGATCTCCATGGGCTCAGGGA
Encoded here:
- the ZBTB45 gene encoding zinc finger and BTB domain-containing protein 45; amino-acid sequence: MAEAVHYIHLQNFSRSLLETLNGQRLGGHFCDVTVRIREATLRAHRCVLAAGSPFFHDKLLLGHSAIEVPPVVPSGAVRQLVEFMYSGCLVVAQSEALQILTAASILQIKTVIDECTQIISQSRGPKALPPVRPPRPEAAPAPADPRHKPLSALAPPEPDVRFGPAEPVPSCHSRKQRQPLRLQLPVKEEEEEEEAGGAAGGEEGFAPPPFAAEDPPFFGAPEVFADAFLPPWPGEDGAKFGPDCSLEAPGRVPAFGAKVATGGNGFGFAPPPLYEGGAEGGLSGGGVPPAPEAPQPGPSRCPEPSYQCGHCQKTFSSRKNYTKHMFIHSGEKPHQCSICWRSFSLRDYLLKHMVTHTGVRAFQCGVCCKRFTQKSSLNVHMRTHRPERFQCRLCTKGFSHRTLLERHAAATHPVPPPGPPPGPPPSEAGMATWPGTEAAGAGPAHTA